Proteins encoded together in one Candidatus Sulfotelmatobacter sp. window:
- a CDS encoding DUF983 domain-containing protein — MQRTDVSALQGILRQLCPRCRAGKIFRQSVWLFPRMHERCPSCGLKFEREDGYFLGAMYIGYGLGIAAIAVLAALVWALLRWPFMKSAIAGIVLFVPLAPVLTWMARVLWIYLDQGVDPDRS; from the coding sequence ATGCAGAGGACTGATGTTTCCGCTTTGCAGGGAATTCTGCGGCAGCTTTGTCCGCGCTGCCGTGCCGGAAAAATCTTTCGCCAATCGGTCTGGCTGTTTCCCAGGATGCATGAGCGCTGTCCGTCGTGCGGGCTCAAGTTTGAGCGCGAGGACGGATACTTTCTGGGAGCGATGTATATCGGTTACGGTCTGGGGATTGCGGCTATCGCGGTGCTTGCGGCGTTGGTATGGGCTCTGCTGCGCTGGCCGTTTATGAAGAGTGCGATTGCGGGCATAGTGTTGTTTGTGCCGCTGGCGCCGGTGCTCACCTGGATGGCGCGTGTGTTGTGGATTTATCTGGACCAGGGAGTCGACCCGGACCGGAGTTGA
- a CDS encoding serine hydrolase → MKLSGVDAVIQQAIADGTIPGAVLVVGHDGSVIYRKAYGERALEPKREPMTLDTVFDLASLTKVIATTTSVMQLVEQGKVRMNDPVAKYLPEFAQNEKGDITVRQLLTHYSGLEPDLDLKAAWEGKDTAYSMAYAETPAQSPGSSFTYSDINFIVLGALVERVTGEPLDEYAARHIFVRLKMTHTRFVPPAAWRAKIAPTQYDENEKMLRGLVHDPTARRMGGVAGHAGLFSTADDLAKFAQALLNGGDGILSAAAVEKMTSPEQPPAAPVLRGFGWDIDSPFSSNRGDLLPVGSFGHTGFTGTSMWIDPTTQSYIILLTNAVHPRGKSNAVALRSKVATEIAAALKLTVSEKDALRWKSITGYNEAQSAARRMNARNGSVKTGIDVLEEHGFDVLKTAESPASQLQASEGKTVQTKMRVGVVTNQTGIDSQGLRTIDVLAKVPGVSLDAIFSPEHGVTGELDTTHVGNTVDAATGVRVYSVYGGTDAARRPPPEVMKNLDAVVFDIQDAGVRYFTYETTLGYFLEGAAKAGVELIVLDRPDPATGSFVQGPVSDAGHENFTDYWVVPVRPGMTMGELARMFNAERNINAKLTVVPMEGWQRGDWFDSTGLVWVNPSPNLRSVYEASLYPGVAIVEYTNVSVGRGTDTPFELLGAPWVKGKELAAYLNGRGIAGVRFVPVTFTPTSSNYAGKLCEGVNFVVTDRNGFDASELGIELAAALRKLYPADYKIDRLPELLMNQSVYDALLAGQDPRRIAQDWQEGLQAFMKIREKYLIYK, encoded by the coding sequence GTGAAGTTAAGCGGGGTCGATGCGGTCATTCAGCAAGCCATTGCAGACGGCACCATTCCGGGCGCGGTGCTCGTGGTGGGGCATGACGGCTCCGTGATTTATCGCAAGGCGTATGGCGAGCGGGCGCTCGAGCCGAAGCGCGAGCCGATGACGCTCGACACGGTGTTCGATCTGGCGTCGCTGACCAAGGTGATTGCCACGACAACATCGGTGATGCAGTTGGTCGAACAGGGCAAGGTGCGTATGAACGATCCGGTGGCGAAATATCTGCCGGAGTTTGCGCAGAATGAGAAGGGCGACATCACGGTGCGGCAGTTGCTGACGCACTACTCGGGGCTGGAGCCGGATCTGGATTTGAAAGCGGCGTGGGAAGGGAAGGACACGGCGTACAGCATGGCATATGCCGAGACACCTGCCCAGTCGCCAGGTTCGTCGTTCACTTATAGCGATATTAATTTCATTGTACTGGGGGCGCTGGTGGAGCGGGTCACGGGTGAGCCGCTGGATGAATATGCGGCGCGGCATATTTTCGTGCGTCTGAAGATGACGCATACGCGGTTCGTGCCTCCGGCGGCATGGCGCGCGAAAATTGCGCCGACGCAGTATGACGAGAATGAGAAGATGCTGCGGGGGCTGGTGCATGATCCCACGGCCCGGCGGATGGGCGGCGTGGCCGGGCATGCGGGGCTGTTCTCGACGGCGGACGATCTGGCAAAGTTCGCCCAGGCTTTGCTGAACGGGGGTGACGGAATTTTATCGGCGGCGGCGGTCGAGAAGATGACTTCACCGGAACAGCCTCCGGCGGCGCCCGTGCTGCGCGGGTTTGGCTGGGATATCGATTCTCCGTTCTCGTCGAATCGCGGCGATCTGCTGCCGGTGGGCTCGTTTGGGCACACCGGGTTTACCGGAACGTCGATGTGGATCGATCCGACCACGCAGAGTTACATCATTTTGCTGACCAATGCGGTGCATCCGCGCGGGAAGTCGAACGCGGTTGCGCTACGCTCGAAGGTCGCGACGGAAATAGCTGCAGCGCTGAAGTTGACTGTGAGCGAGAAAGACGCGCTGCGCTGGAAGAGCATCACCGGTTACAACGAAGCGCAGAGCGCCGCGCGGCGTATGAATGCGCGGAATGGGAGCGTGAAGACTGGCATCGACGTGCTTGAAGAGCATGGGTTTGATGTGCTGAAGACGGCGGAGAGCCCGGCTTCTCAACTGCAAGCTTCTGAAGGAAAGACCGTTCAAACAAAGATGCGAGTCGGGGTGGTCACGAATCAGACCGGCATCGACAGTCAGGGGCTTCGCACAATTGATGTGCTGGCGAAAGTGCCCGGCGTTTCGCTCGATGCGATTTTCAGTCCGGAGCATGGCGTGACGGGTGAGTTGGACACAACCCACGTCGGCAATACCGTGGACGCGGCAACCGGTGTCCGGGTTTACAGCGTTTACGGCGGCACCGATGCCGCGCGGCGGCCACCGCCGGAGGTGATGAAGAATCTCGATGCCGTAGTGTTCGACATTCAGGATGCCGGAGTGCGCTACTTCACCTACGAAACAACACTGGGATACTTTCTGGAAGGCGCGGCTAAGGCGGGCGTGGAGTTGATTGTGCTCGACCGGCCCGACCCAGCGACAGGATCTTTTGTGCAAGGTCCGGTGTCGGATGCCGGGCATGAGAATTTCACAGATTACTGGGTCGTACCGGTCCGCCCGGGAATGACGATGGGCGAGCTGGCCAGGATGTTTAACGCCGAGCGAAATATTAACGCCAAGCTGACCGTGGTCCCGATGGAAGGATGGCAGCGCGGCGACTGGTTTGATTCCACAGGTCTCGTGTGGGTGAATCCATCACCGAACTTGCGCAGCGTATACGAGGCCTCGCTGTATCCCGGCGTGGCGATAGTCGAGTACACGAATGTTTCAGTCGGGCGCGGCACGGATACTCCGTTCGAGTTGCTGGGCGCGCCCTGGGTTAAGGGCAAGGAACTGGCGGCATACTTGAATGGGCGCGGAATTGCCGGAGTGCGTTTTGTACCCGTTACGTTCACGCCGACCTCAAGTAACTATGCCGGGAAGCTGTGCGAAGGAGTCAACTTTGTGGTGACCGATCGCAATGGATTTGACGCTTCGGAACTGGGGATTGAACTGGCGGCGGCGCTGCGGAAGCTGTATCCGGCGGATTATAAGATCGACCGGCTGCCCGAGTTGTTGATGAATCAGAGCGTTTACGATGCGCTGCTGGCGGGGCAGGATCCGCGGCGAATTGCGCAGGATTGGCAGGAGGGGTTGCAGGCATTTATGAAGATTAGGGAGAAATATTTGATTTACAAGTGA
- a CDS encoding serine hydrolase domain-containing protein — MNTRPSTALIPSFDHQDVVFASAFSVLREAIAERAFPAASIAVTQQDRLVALKSLGHFTYDADAPPFPNFEVTSSTLFDIASVTKPIATTTMAAILHERGLLELDAPIVGTLPEFLADACEEVDARRRNVTFRMLLDHSSGLPSYEKLFLKAHSRDELLFAAFSTSLSADPGTRGEYSDIGFIILGAALERIAQESLDLFCQREIFGPLAMTNTTFDPGKELRSSIPATADDRIFRKRIIQGEVQDENAYVLGGVAGHAGLFSTAEDLARFAHAMLQYQNCHFEEAEANTTVGRDTPSFSQAHNDANSREAISKPILRPETLALFTRREVLPPGTTRALGWDTPATPSQSGKYFGPRSYGHLGYTGTSLWIDPDRELSITLLTNRTWPDCSNQAIKLVRPKFHDAVVEALT; from the coding sequence TTGAATACGCGCCCCTCAACTGCCCTGATCCCGTCGTTCGACCATCAGGACGTAGTCTTCGCGTCGGCCTTCTCCGTTCTGCGCGAAGCGATCGCGGAGCGAGCCTTCCCCGCCGCCTCCATCGCCGTCACGCAGCAAGATCGCCTGGTAGCCCTGAAATCGCTCGGTCACTTTACTTACGACGCGGATGCCCCGCCCTTCCCCAATTTCGAAGTCACCTCCTCCACCCTTTTCGACATCGCCTCCGTCACCAAGCCCATCGCCACAACCACTATGGCCGCAATCCTGCACGAACGCGGCCTCCTCGAACTTGACGCACCCATCGTCGGAACGCTTCCGGAATTTCTGGCGGACGCTTGCGAAGAAGTCGACGCTCGCCGCCGCAATGTCACTTTCCGCATGCTGCTCGACCACTCCTCCGGCCTGCCATCCTATGAAAAGTTATTCCTGAAAGCGCATTCACGCGACGAACTGCTCTTCGCCGCTTTCAGCACTTCCTTAAGCGCCGATCCCGGCACGCGCGGCGAATACAGTGACATTGGATTCATCATTCTTGGCGCGGCGCTCGAACGCATTGCGCAAGAGTCTCTCGACCTTTTCTGCCAGCGCGAAATTTTCGGTCCGCTCGCCATGACGAACACAACCTTCGATCCGGGCAAAGAATTGCGTTCGTCCATTCCTGCAACTGCCGACGACCGCATCTTCCGCAAGCGAATTATCCAGGGCGAAGTCCAGGATGAAAACGCCTACGTCCTCGGCGGAGTCGCCGGACACGCGGGACTATTCTCCACCGCCGAAGATCTCGCCCGCTTCGCCCATGCCATGCTCCAATATCAAAATTGTCACTTCGAGGAAGCCGAAGCCAATACGACGGTGGGTCGAGACACCCCGAGTTTTTCGCAAGCGCATAACGACGCGAACTCAAGAGAGGCGATCTCAAAGCCCATTCTGCGGCCCGAAACTTTGGCGCTCTTCACACGCCGCGAAGTCTTGCCGCCCGGCACAACCCGCGCCCTGGGATGGGACACGCCGGCCACTCCTTCGCAATCCGGAAAATATTTCGGTCCCCGTTCCTACGGTCACCTCGGCTATACCGGCACTTCGTTATGGATCGATCCCGACCGCGAACTCTCGATCACTTTATTGACGAACCGCACCTGGCCCGACTGTTCCAATCAAGCCATCAAACTAGTGCGTCCCAAATTTCACGACGCGGTTGTCGAAGCACTGACATAA
- a CDS encoding discoidin domain-containing protein: protein MPFRINCHFAVAILMAATLLTANPALAQQVTVDADPAHVANTFSPVRSLGAAIDRLRTGTPDHLLKDPLLKEILGAGWQTVTYRQNTELMVEAWHWNPAGKWSNADKQEGYFVGSAEPGEEIHNSWAYPLPHRGFSRGDGNGWSRLTDGDLNSYWKSNPYLTKAFTGEDDSLHPQWVMIDLGSKIDLNAIRIAWADPYAKKYSVQFWTGELEPFYDGTTKGTWQTFPLGNITDGKGGTVTLKLVSWMIPVRYIRIWMTESSNTCDTHGSADKRNCVGYAINELYAGALSADGAFNDYITHFPSRDQTITWPSSVDPWVASTDLDQSRGDQVGFDFFFNSGVTRGLPTMVPIAMLYSNPEDAANEIAYLYKRHYPISWIEMGEEADGQHMLPEDYGALYIQFATAIHKLVPESKLGGPPFEGTFGDVEVWPDANGKVSWLGRFLDYLKAHGRLGDFTFFSFEHYPYQDKPTYSWADLYPEPGYVSHIVQVWKDNGLPPNIPFFMTEGNIGGGAGTTTVKGALWLADYVGTMMSEGAGATYYFHYMPTPGHFGAYPLLLIDENYNVIGYPPQYMASQIITKEWVQPIDAPHKQFKAVSDVNDAAGNVLVTAYAVERPDGQWSVMLVNRDQSNDHAVKVAFAGAAGKGPRARKDRFFSGKVDCVTFGSNEYQWHPEGTRGHADPDGPPSKSTVDGGPDALYQLPRASITVLRGRIGE, encoded by the coding sequence ATGCCATTTCGCATCAACTGTCATTTTGCGGTCGCAATACTGATGGCCGCAACGTTGCTAACCGCGAATCCCGCCCTCGCCCAGCAGGTTACCGTCGATGCCGATCCCGCCCACGTGGCCAACACGTTCAGCCCCGTGCGCTCTCTGGGCGCGGCCATCGACCGCCTGCGCACTGGAACTCCCGATCACCTGCTCAAAGACCCCTTGCTGAAAGAAATCCTCGGCGCGGGATGGCAGACGGTGACCTATCGCCAGAACACCGAACTGATGGTCGAGGCCTGGCATTGGAATCCGGCGGGGAAGTGGAGCAATGCCGACAAGCAGGAAGGCTACTTCGTCGGCAGTGCCGAGCCCGGTGAAGAAATTCATAACTCGTGGGCATACCCGCTGCCGCATCGCGGCTTCAGCCGCGGCGACGGCAACGGCTGGTCGCGCCTCACCGACGGCGATCTTAATTCTTACTGGAAGTCCAATCCATATTTGACCAAAGCTTTCACCGGAGAGGATGACTCGCTGCATCCGCAGTGGGTGATGATCGACCTTGGCAGCAAGATTGACCTAAACGCGATCCGCATCGCATGGGCCGATCCCTACGCCAAGAAATATTCCGTCCAATTCTGGACTGGCGAGCTCGAGCCTTTTTACGACGGCACCACCAAAGGCACCTGGCAGACTTTTCCCCTGGGCAACATCACCGACGGCAAGGGCGGCACCGTTACTCTGAAACTCGTCTCCTGGATGATCCCCGTCCGCTACATTCGCATCTGGATGACCGAGTCCTCCAACACCTGCGACACTCACGGCTCCGCCGACAAGCGCAACTGCGTGGGCTATGCCATCAACGAACTCTATGCCGGAGCGCTCTCGGCCGACGGCGCTTTCAACGATTACATCACGCATTTCCCCAGCCGCGATCAGACGATAACATGGCCATCTTCAGTTGATCCGTGGGTTGCTTCCACTGACCTCGATCAATCGCGCGGAGATCAAGTCGGCTTCGATTTCTTCTTCAACAGCGGTGTCACGCGCGGTCTGCCGACTATGGTGCCGATCGCCATGCTCTACTCGAACCCCGAAGATGCGGCCAACGAAATCGCGTATCTCTACAAACGCCACTATCCCATCTCCTGGATCGAGATGGGCGAGGAAGCCGACGGCCAGCACATGCTGCCGGAAGACTATGGCGCTCTCTACATCCAGTTCGCGACAGCAATTCACAAACTCGTCCCTGAGTCAAAGCTTGGAGGGCCGCCCTTCGAGGGCACGTTCGGCGACGTCGAAGTCTGGCCCGACGCGAACGGGAAAGTTTCCTGGCTCGGACGCTTCCTCGATTATCTGAAAGCTCACGGCCGCCTCGGAGACTTCACGTTTTTCTCGTTCGAACATTATCCCTATCAGGACAAGCCTACATATTCGTGGGCCGATCTTTATCCCGAGCCGGGATACGTCAGCCACATCGTGCAAGTCTGGAAAGACAACGGCCTGCCCCCGAACATCCCGTTCTTCATGACGGAAGGTAATATCGGCGGTGGCGCCGGCACTACGACGGTGAAGGGCGCGCTATGGCTGGCAGACTACGTCGGCACAATGATGAGCGAAGGCGCCGGCGCGACGTACTATTTCCATTACATGCCGACCCCCGGCCACTTCGGTGCGTATCCCCTGCTTCTGATCGACGAAAATTACAACGTCATTGGCTATCCGCCGCAATATATGGCCTCGCAGATCATCACCAAAGAATGGGTGCAACCCATCGACGCGCCCCACAAGCAGTTCAAGGCCGTAAGCGATGTGAACGACGCCGCCGGAAATGTGCTGGTCACGGCCTATGCGGTTGAGCGGCCCGATGGTCAGTGGTCGGTGATGCTGGTCAATCGCGACCAATCCAACGACCACGCGGTGAAAGTGGCATTCGCGGGCGCGGCGGGGAAAGGTCCGAGAGCAAGAAAAGATCGATTTTTTTCAGGCAAGGTCGATTGCGTCACCTTCGGCTCCAACGAATATCAATGGCACCCAGAGGGAACGCGCGGCCACGCCGATCCCGACGGTCCGCCGTCGAAGTCCACCGTAGATGGCGGCCCCGACGCGCTCTATCAGCTGCCCAGAGCATCGATCACCGTGCTGCGAGGCCGTATCGGGGAATGA